A portion of the Pagrus major chromosome 8, Pma_NU_1.0 genome contains these proteins:
- the skic8 gene encoding superkiller complex protein 8 — MSTQYSILFKQEHAHDDAIWTAAWGKSEADGTETIVTGSLDDMVKVWKWSDEKLELQWTLEGHQLGVVSVDISHNGAIAASSSLDAHIRLWDLESGKQIKSMDAGPVDAWSVAFSPDSKYIATGSHLGKVNIFGVESGKKEYSLDTRGKFILSIAYSPDGKYLASGAIDGIINIFDIATGKLLHTLEGHAMPIRSLTFSPDSQLLVTASDDGYIKIYDVQHANLAGTLSGHGSWVLNVAFSPDDTHFVSSSSDKSVKVWDASSRACINTFFDHQDQVWSVKYNSTGSKIISAGDDRAIHIYDCPQ; from the exons ATGAGCACTCAA TACAGCATTCTTTTCAAGCAAGAACACG cACACGATGATGCTATCTGGACAGCAGCGTGGGGTAAAAGTGAGGCGGATGGGACAGAAACGATTGTCACTGGTTCACTAGATGATATGGTAAAAGTATGGAAATG GTCAGACGAGAAGCTGGAGCTGCAGTGGACTCTGGAGGGCCACCAGCTGGGTGTGGTGTCAGTGGACATCAGTCACAACGGAGCCATCGCTGCCTCCAGCTCCCTCGACGCTCACATCCGTCTCTGGGACCTGGAGTCAGGAAAACAGATCAAGTCCATGGACGCAGGGCCAG TCGATGCGTGGTCGGTCGCCTTCTCCCCAGACTCTAAGTACATTGCCACAGGAAGCCATCTTGGCAAGGTCAACATCTTCGGTGTGGAAAGCGGCAAGAAGGAATATTCTCTGGACACCCGAGGAAAATTCATCCTGAGTATAGCTTAC AGCCCTGATGGAAAATATTTGGCCAGTGGAGCTATCGATGGAATCATCAATATCTTTGACATCGCCACTGGAAAGCTGCTCCATACACTGGAAG GTCACGCCATGCCCATCAGAtccctcactttctctcccGACTCCCAGCTCCTGGTCACAGCATCCGACGACGGCTACATCAAAATATATGACGT gCAACATGCCAACCTGGCTGGCACACTGAGTGGACATGGATCCTGGGTCCTTAACGTCGCCTTCTCCCCAGATGACACCCACTTTGTCTCGAg CTCGTCCGACAAGAGTGTGAAGGTTTGGGACGCCAGCTCCAGAGCGTGCATCAACACTTTCTTCGACCATCAAGACCAG GTGTGGAGTGTGAAGTACAACAGCACCGGCTCAAAGATCATCTCGGCTGGAGACGATCGCGCCATCCACATCTACGACTGCCCCCAGTAA
- the crabp1a gene encoding cellular retinoic acid-binding protein 1a, with product MPNFAGTWKMKKSENFDDLLKALGVNTMLRKVAVAAASNPHVEIRQDGEQFYIKTSTTVRTTEINFHIGEEFNEETVDGRKCKSLATWESENKIHCKQTLVDGDGPKTYWTRELNGDELTLIFGADDVVCTRIYCRE from the exons ATGCCTAACTTTGCCGGCACctggaagatgaagaagagtgAGAATTTTGATGATCTTCTCAAAGCCCTGG GAGTGAACACCATGCTGAGGAAGGTGGCGGTGGCAGCGGCCTCCAACCCCCACGTGGAGATCCGCCAGGACGGGGAGCAGTTTTACATCAAAACATCCACCACTGTGCGCACCACCGAGATCAACTTCCACATCGGTGAAGAATTCAATGAAGAGACGGTGGACGGACGAAAGTGCAAG AGCCTCGCCACCTGGGAGTCGGAGAACAAGATCCACTGTAAGCAAACTCTGGTGGATGGCGATGGCCCTAAAACCTACTGGACCCGAGAGCTGAACGGCGATGAGCTCACACTG ATTTTTGGGGCAGATGACGTAGTGTGTACACGAATTTACTGCCGGGAATGA